The Natrinema salaciae genome includes a window with the following:
- a CDS encoding RAD55 family ATPase, with protein MERMPLGISRLDRMIGGGAPAGSVVLLAGESGAGAREFCYTSTAMNGLVDADPDLFDLYYGDLEPDTTIPADVHYVSFTDERSAVVSEMEFVMDDDLVRAGMTDITFVEFAEEYFQLTPVPTDWYADGMADITELGTHNDRTDVLEALGEYLTEHATGSLVVIDSVTDLVAAADDRLGWSDLTVLLKGLKRASHRWGGVILLLVNSDLLGSTELGQLKEATDGTLLFEWESGGSERARTLVVEQFRGVLSRLEDEDIVRFETEIHDGGFDISNVRKIR; from the coding sequence ATGGAGCGGATGCCGCTCGGAATCTCGCGACTCGACCGGATGATCGGCGGCGGTGCACCCGCCGGGAGCGTCGTCCTGCTCGCCGGCGAGTCCGGCGCCGGTGCACGGGAGTTCTGCTACACGAGCACCGCGATGAACGGGCTCGTCGACGCCGATCCCGACCTGTTCGACCTCTACTACGGCGACCTCGAGCCGGACACGACGATCCCAGCGGATGTCCACTACGTCTCGTTCACGGACGAGCGGAGCGCCGTCGTCAGCGAGATGGAGTTCGTCATGGACGACGACCTCGTCCGGGCCGGGATGACCGACATCACGTTCGTCGAGTTCGCGGAGGAGTACTTCCAGCTGACGCCGGTCCCGACCGACTGGTACGCCGACGGGATGGCCGACATCACCGAACTCGGCACGCACAACGACCGGACCGACGTCCTCGAGGCGCTGGGCGAGTATCTGACCGAACACGCGACGGGCAGTCTCGTCGTGATCGACTCGGTGACGGACCTGGTCGCGGCGGCCGACGACCGGCTCGGCTGGTCGGACCTGACCGTCCTGCTGAAGGGCCTCAAGCGCGCGTCACACCGCTGGGGCGGCGTGATCCTCCTGCTGGTCAACTCCGATCTCCTCGGGTCGACGGAACTTGGACAGCTCAAGGAAGCCACCGACGGCACCCTGCTGTTCGAGTGGGAGAGCGGCGGCTCGGAGCGGGCCCGGACGCTCGTCGTCGAGCAGTTCCGGGGCGTGCTCTCTCGGCTCGAGGACGAGGACATCGTCCGGTTCGAGACCGAGATTCACGACGGCGGCTTCGATATCAGTAACGTCCGGAAGATCCGCTGA
- a CDS encoding helix-turn-helix domain-containing protein: protein MAIIAEISIEADEFLLGQIIAEYPGLSVEIERVVPAAKRVMPYIWGYGTDLKSFEAAMDESPNVKSIAVLDEYEDRALYKIEWEDPAEQLITGIARTDATILEAHSDDEWLFRIRFEEHAGLAQFNQYCAENDIAYRLNRVSSLADLGADGDDYELTDAQYEALSLAVERGYFKVPREVEYEELADELGVSVQAFSERVRRGADKVLESVFLRPGSRNA, encoded by the coding sequence ATGGCCATCATCGCCGAAATATCGATCGAGGCCGACGAGTTCCTCCTCGGACAGATCATCGCCGAGTACCCGGGACTCTCGGTGGAGATCGAACGCGTCGTACCAGCCGCAAAGCGGGTCATGCCGTACATCTGGGGGTACGGAACCGATCTGAAATCGTTCGAAGCTGCCATGGACGAGAGCCCGAACGTCAAATCGATCGCCGTCCTCGACGAGTACGAGGACCGGGCGCTCTACAAGATCGAGTGGGAGGACCCGGCCGAACAGCTGATCACCGGGATCGCTCGGACCGACGCGACGATCCTCGAGGCCCACAGCGACGACGAGTGGCTCTTTCGGATTCGGTTCGAAGAACACGCCGGGCTGGCGCAGTTCAACCAGTACTGTGCCGAGAACGACATCGCGTACCGGCTCAACCGCGTCTCCTCGCTCGCGGATCTCGGGGCGGACGGTGACGATTACGAACTGACCGACGCGCAGTACGAGGCGCTCTCGCTGGCCGTCGAGCGGGGCTATTTCAAGGTCCCCCGCGAGGTGGAGTACGAGGAACTGGCGGACGAACTCGGCGTGTCCGTCCAGGCGTTCTCCGAGCGGGTGCGCCGCGGGGCGGACAAAGTCCTCGAATCCGTTTTCCTCCGGCCCGGATCGCGAAACGCTTAA
- a CDS encoding transcription factor S → MQFCDDCGSMMKARGDRMVCTNDDCGASSERDREQEDAFVTTESQTDDDVIESDENANFEGKPKATDVVCDECGNEEAWYTLKQTASADEPPTRFFKCTDCGYRWREYN, encoded by the coding sequence ATGCAATTCTGCGACGACTGCGGCTCGATGATGAAAGCGCGGGGCGACCGCATGGTCTGTACGAACGACGACTGCGGGGCCTCGAGCGAACGGGACCGGGAGCAGGAAGACGCGTTCGTCACGACGGAGTCACAGACGGACGACGACGTGATCGAGTCCGACGAGAACGCGAACTTCGAAGGGAAGCCGAAGGCAACCGACGTCGTCTGCGACGAGTGCGGGAACGAGGAAGCGTGGTACACCCTCAAGCAGACCGCGTCGGCCGACGAGCCGCCGACGCGGTTCTTCAAGTGTACCGACTGCGGCTATCGCTGGCGAGAGTACAACTGA